CCGAATGTCGAGCCCGGTTTAAGTTCAACTTCCGGATGGACATCACCGTGTTCAACAAGTGATTTCACGTAAGGAGTATAACCGGGAATCCGGTTGGGTGACCATTTATACCAGACAACAATGACCTGGCTTAGTTTACAACGATAAAGATATGTGTGTTTGTAAAAAAAACACGAAATGATTATGGGATTGATGAAAATTTTCAGGATTTGGCCGAGCAGCATCTTTTTTTAAAAATCTATTTTTATCCACCTAAACGATTATAGCGTAACATCAGTATTGCCTGCCCCAGCATTCCACCTGTCGATACCCTTATTTTATTGACAACTCCATTCCCGCGTAATAACGAGTATGATAAAACAGAAAATGCTTATCAAAATGGATATACCAGACCACAACAAACCTTGTTCGAAAAGTTAACGGTGGCACTATGAAAAAACGGACGCCCGTGAGATCAATACCCACCGAAAAACAAATATCACTGCCAGAACGATTGGTCGAGATCGATCTGCTTAAGGGAATGGCAATAATTGCGGTCGTTCTCCACCATACTTTGTCAGTGAGCATCCTGCTCGCTATCGGCGCTCCATTTTATATCTACCATTCGGTTCCGCTTCTCATTCTTATCGCAGGTTTTACCGGGACATACGCGTATATGCGACGTAATTATACGACAATTAGTCAGTGTTACGATGCTGGACTGTTATACCGGCGGTTCAGGAGGTTAATTATACCCTATGTTATGATTTTTTTGCTGCAGATTGCCATTATCCACATTATTTTCCACAATTCCTTCGATATGGGGTCGCTTGTTTACAGTTTCCTGACCGGGGGTTACGGGTTAGGGGCATACTTCGTGCCAGTTATTATCCAGTCCATCCTCATCGTTCCCATCCTGTATCTCCTGGCACTGCGAAATCCTTATGCCATGCTGGTTGGAGCATTTGTTTTTGATCTTGCCATGGAATACCTCGCTTATATTTCGGTAATCCCGTTAGAATTATACTATGTGCTCTATGCACAGTTTCTTTTTGCAGGAGCTCTGGGTGTCTGGCTTGCATTATCTGCGAGACGCCTGACACTCTGGATCGCTATATTGGGATTTTTTAGTGCTGTTTATATCTGGATTACCTATTATACACAATTATTCACACCGTTTTTTGAGACTAATATTGTCGGGGTGATATCCCAGGCACCCGCGTATTTCTGGACATGTATCCTTGCACTGACAGGTTTAATGTTTCTCCCAAAAAAAGCGGAAACGTGGTTTTACCGGGGCCTCGCAAATGTGGGAAAAGCGTCCTGGCACATTTTTCTGGTACAGATGACATTCTTTTTCCTGTGGCAGCCGCTTGCAGAAAAGGTTCTGTTCCCTTTTTACAATCTTTTTCCAACGGCCATCAGTTTTGTCGGCATTAGTCTGATTGCATTGGTTACTATCACAATCTGTTCAGGAACCGGGTATTTGTGGTATGTGTTCGAATCTTCCTGGACAAATTCCGGTAAACCAAAAAGGAAAACTCCCTCGCAATGATTTTTTTAACATAGTGTGGCCCCGGGTTGCCTGATGTATCTCTGTCGGCCGAGTGAATCGGTAACCTATGTGTTGAGTTATTCCAAATACCGAAAAATGATATCCGGAAATACTAAAAAAAATCTTAAGACGCTGAGGGGGGGAATTGAACCCCCGAGGGGCAAATGCCCCACAGGCTTTCCAGGCCTGCGCCCTACCGCTAGACTACCTCAGCAAAAAGGTATCCTAACTCTTGGTCGTGAATTTTTTTAATGCTATCCTTTATACAGCGTCTCAATCCTGTTTTGTCCGATCATTTTTCTTCTTCCAGCCCCGCGGGTAGGTGCCGGGTTTTAAAAATACTGCGGTAGGGGCGATAACAAGTCCCGGTTTTCCAATACTCCCTTCCGATGAAGAGACAAGAGCTCTGCCAAGGCCGACAAACTCATTTTTGCGGGATAGTACCGCAACCGTATCACCTTTCTTAA
Above is a genomic segment from Methanoregula sp. containing:
- a CDS encoding acyltransferase family protein, which produces MVEIDLLKGMAIIAVVLHHTLSVSILLAIGAPFYIYHSVPLLILIAGFTGTYAYMRRNYTTISQCYDAGLLYRRFRRLIIPYVMIFLLQIAIIHIIFHNSFDMGSLVYSFLTGGYGLGAYFVPVIIQSILIVPILYLLALRNPYAMLVGAFVFDLAMEYLAYISVIPLELYYVLYAQFLFAGALGVWLALSARRLTLWIAILGFFSAVYIWITYYTQLFTPFFETNIVGVISQAPAYFWTCILALTGLMFLPKKAETWFYRGLANVGKASWHIFLVQMTFFFLWQPLAEKVLFPFYNLFPTAISFVGISLIALVTITICSGTGYLWYVFESSWTNSGKPKRKTPSQ